A genomic segment from Corylus avellana chromosome ca5, CavTom2PMs-1.0 encodes:
- the LOC132182867 gene encoding nitrile-specifier protein 5 encodes MALAQGKWVKLDQHGTGPGARSSHAIAIVGQKAYVFGGEFAPRVPVDNKLHVFDLETLTWSVADATGDIPPPRVGVSMVPVGKTIYVFGGRDVEHKELNELYSFDTCTNKWTQLSTGPPHRSYHSTTADDRHVYIFGGCGMEGRLNDLWAYDVVDHKWVKYPVPGDKCKGRGGPGLAVAQGKIWVVYGFAGMEMDDVHYFDPAREEWAQVETTGEKPTPRSVFSTVVIGKDIFIHGGEVDPSDLGHMGAGKFAHEVYTLDTETLAWKMWDDGPDSSDHPGPRGWCAFTGGKWDGKQGLLVYGGNSPSNDRLDDIFFFTP; translated from the exons ATGGCTCTCGCGCAAGGCAAATGGGTCAAG CTTGATCAACATGGTACTGGGCCTGGAGCAAGAAGCTCTCATGCCATTGCCATAGTAGGACAAAAGGCCTATGTTTTTGGGGGTGAATTTGCACCACGAGTCCCGGTCGATAACAAGCTCCACGTCTTCGACCTTGAAACCCTAACATGGTCGGTTGCCGATGCAACCGGGGATATACCACCACCACGTGTCGGTGTCTCAATGGTACCTGTTGGGAAAACCATTTATGTATTTGGTGGTAGGGATGTTGAACATAAGGAGCTCAATGAGCTGTACTCTTTTGACACTTGTACAAACAAATGGACCCAACTCTCCACCGGGCCCCCTCATCGGAGCTACCATTCTACGACCGCCGATGATCGCCATGTGTACATCTTTGGTGGGTGTGGCATGGAGGGCCGGCTTAACGATCTATGGGCCTATGACGTAGTTGATCACAAGTGGGTCAAATATCCAGTCCCTGGGGACAAGTGCAAGGGAAGAGGTGGGCCTGGGCTGGCGGTGGCTCAAGGAAAAATTTGGGTTGTGTATGGCTTCGCTGGAATGGAAATGGATGATGTACACTACTTTGATCCAGCCCGTGAAGAATGGGCTCAAGTGGAGACAACGGGTGAAAAACCTACACCCCGAAGCGTATTTTCTACGGTTGTGATTGGAAAAGACATATTTATACACGGTGGGGAAGTAGACCCTAGTGACCTAGGTCACATGGGTGCCGGGAAATTTGCTCATGAGGTTTATACATTGGATACTGAGACGTTAGCATGGAAAATGTGGGATGATGGGCCGGATTCGAGCGATCATCCCGGGCCTCGAGGTTGGTGTGCATTTACCGGTGGTAAATGGGACGGCAAGCAGGGACTTTTGGTGTATGGTGGCAATTCACCAAGTAATGACAGGCTTgatgacattttctttttcactccCTAA
- the LOC132181260 gene encoding glucose-6-phosphate 1-dehydrogenase, chloroplastic-like isoform X1: MAIRLSASSSSATLFAPSSFSHETETIPGRKLFGTWACQNNSKFHQNKHFELKASNVQPLKAVSLQAGAPASSPVAERVEKPTQEEYIPFLETDPEESTLSIVVVGASGDLARRKIFPALFALFIEDRLPENFTIFGYGRSIMTDEELRNIISKTLTCRVDKRCYFIELCLNFESIFIWYVLTNYVFLFVLITVILRDYRENCDEKMDAFLKKCFYSSGQYSSEEHFLELDNKLKEKEAGRLSNRLFYLAIPPNMFVDVARCAQRRASSENGWIRVIVEKPFGRDTESSRELTRGLKQYLSEDQIFRIDHHMGEELVENLLVLRFSNLVFEPLWSRNYIRNVQFIFSEDFGTHGQGRYFDNYGIIRDIMQNHLLQIIALFSMDTPVSLDAEDIRNEKVKVLRSMKPVQLEDVVVGQYKGDCDGIRCYPGYTDDMTVSNNSLTPTFAAATLFINNARWEGVPFLMIAGKALHSKRAEIRVQFRHVPGNLYNRNFGTDLDQAGNELVIRIEPDEAIYLKINNKVPGLGMRLDRSDLNLLYKARYPREVPDAYERLLIDAIEGERRLFIRSDELDAAWAVFTPLLKELEEKKVAPELYTYGSGGPVGVHYLAAKHNVRWGDFGYED; encoded by the exons ATGGCTATACGCTTAAGTGCTTCCTCTTCCTCAGCCACCTTGTTTGCACCATCTTCATTCAGCCATGAGACTGAGACTATACCAGGAAGAAAGCTTTTCGGAACCTGGGCTTGTCAgaacaattcaaaatttcatcaaaacaaGCATTTTGAGCTCAAAGCTTCAAATGTGCAACCATTAAAGGCTGTGTCTTTGCAGGCTG GTGCACCTGCAAGTTCTCCAGTTGCAGAACGTGTTGAGAAGCCAACTCAAGAAGAGTACATTCCTTTCTTAGAAACAGACCCGGAAGAGTCTACTCTCAGCATTGTTGTTGTTGGGGCTTCAGGGGATCTTGCTAGGAGGAAGATCTTCCCTGCACTATTTGCCCTTTTTATTGAAGATCGTTTGCCAGAG AATTTTACAATCTTTGGCTATGGACGGAGTATAATGACTGATGAGGAGCTGAGGAATATAATCAGCAAAACCCTGACTTGCAGAGTTGACAAGAGGTGCTATTTTATTGAATtgtgtttgaactttgaaagtATCTTCATATGGTATGTTTTAACCAAttatgttttcctttttgtccTGATTACTGTAATTTTGAGGGATTACAGGGAGAACTGTGATGAGAAGATGGATGCATTCTTAAAAAAGTGCTTTTACTCTTCCGGTCAATATAGCTCTGAGGAGCATTTCTTGGAATTGGACAACAAGCTGAAAGAGAAAGAG GCTGGAAGGCTATCAAATAGACTATTTTACCTAGCAATACCCCCAAACATGTTTGTGGATGTGGCAAGATGTGCCCAACGTCGTGCTTCTTCAGAAAACGGGTGGATTCGAGTCATTGTTGAAAAACCATTTGGTCGAGATACAGAGTCATCCAGGGAGCTGACCCGaggcttaaaacaatatttgagTGAAGACCAAATATTCAG AATTGACCATCACATGGGTGAAGAGCTAGTAGAAAATCTCTTGGTGCTTCGCTTTTCAAATCTGGTTTTTGAGCCTTTATGGTCTAGGAATTACATCCGCAATGTACAGTTCATTTTTTCTGAAGATTTTGGGACACACGGACAAGGAAG GTACTTCGATAACTACGGTATCATACGGGATATAATGCAAAATCATCTGCTGCAAATAATAGCACTGTTTTCCATGGACACACCAGTCAGCTTAGATGCTGAGGACATTAGGAATGAGAAG GTTAAGGTTTTACGTTCCATGAAACCTGTTCAGCTTGAAGATGTGGTTGTAGGTCAATATAAGGGTGATTGTGATGGCATTAGATGTTATCCCGGTTATACTGATGACATGACTGTATCAAACAATAGCCTTACGCCAACTTTCGCAGCAGCCACTCTCTTTATAAACAATGCAAGATGGGAGGGAGTTCCATTCCTAATGATAGCCGGCAAGGCTCTCCATTCAAAGCG GGCAGAAATTAGAGTTCAATTCAGACATGTTCCGGGTAACTTGTACAATAGGAACTTTGGAACTGATTTGGATCAAGCTGGAAATGAGCTTGTCATTCGCATAGAACCTGATGAAGCTATATATCTGAAGATCAACAACAAGGTCCCTGGTCTTGGAATGAGATTAGATCGCAGTGACCTTAATTTGCTCTACAAAGCCAG GTATCCAAGAGAGGTACCAGATGCATATGAGAGGCTGCTCATTGATGCAATAGAAGGAGAGCGGCGGTTGTTCATTAGAAGTGATGAGCTAGATGCAGCTTGGGCAGTATTCACACCATTGTTGAAGGAATTGGAAGAGAAGAAGGTTGCTCCAGAGCTGTACACATATGGTAGCGGTGGGCCAGTTGGAGTGCATTATCTTGCTGCAAAGCATAATGTTCGCTGGGGTGATTTTGGTTATGAGGACTAA
- the LOC132181260 gene encoding glucose-6-phosphate 1-dehydrogenase, chloroplastic-like isoform X2 produces MAIRLSASSSSATLFAPSSFSHETETIPGRKLFGTWACQNNSKFHQNKHFELKASNVQPLKAVSLQAGAPASSPVAERVEKPTQEEYIPFLETDPEESTLSIVVVGASGDLARRKIFPALFALFIEDRLPENFTIFGYGRSIMTDEELRNIISKTLTCRVDKRENCDEKMDAFLKKCFYSSGQYSSEEHFLELDNKLKEKEAGRLSNRLFYLAIPPNMFVDVARCAQRRASSENGWIRVIVEKPFGRDTESSRELTRGLKQYLSEDQIFRIDHHMGEELVENLLVLRFSNLVFEPLWSRNYIRNVQFIFSEDFGTHGQGRYFDNYGIIRDIMQNHLLQIIALFSMDTPVSLDAEDIRNEKVKVLRSMKPVQLEDVVVGQYKGDCDGIRCYPGYTDDMTVSNNSLTPTFAAATLFINNARWEGVPFLMIAGKALHSKRAEIRVQFRHVPGNLYNRNFGTDLDQAGNELVIRIEPDEAIYLKINNKVPGLGMRLDRSDLNLLYKARYPREVPDAYERLLIDAIEGERRLFIRSDELDAAWAVFTPLLKELEEKKVAPELYTYGSGGPVGVHYLAAKHNVRWGDFGYED; encoded by the exons ATGGCTATACGCTTAAGTGCTTCCTCTTCCTCAGCCACCTTGTTTGCACCATCTTCATTCAGCCATGAGACTGAGACTATACCAGGAAGAAAGCTTTTCGGAACCTGGGCTTGTCAgaacaattcaaaatttcatcaaaacaaGCATTTTGAGCTCAAAGCTTCAAATGTGCAACCATTAAAGGCTGTGTCTTTGCAGGCTG GTGCACCTGCAAGTTCTCCAGTTGCAGAACGTGTTGAGAAGCCAACTCAAGAAGAGTACATTCCTTTCTTAGAAACAGACCCGGAAGAGTCTACTCTCAGCATTGTTGTTGTTGGGGCTTCAGGGGATCTTGCTAGGAGGAAGATCTTCCCTGCACTATTTGCCCTTTTTATTGAAGATCGTTTGCCAGAG AATTTTACAATCTTTGGCTATGGACGGAGTATAATGACTGATGAGGAGCTGAGGAATATAATCAGCAAAACCCTGACTTGCAGAGTTGACAAGAG GGAGAACTGTGATGAGAAGATGGATGCATTCTTAAAAAAGTGCTTTTACTCTTCCGGTCAATATAGCTCTGAGGAGCATTTCTTGGAATTGGACAACAAGCTGAAAGAGAAAGAG GCTGGAAGGCTATCAAATAGACTATTTTACCTAGCAATACCCCCAAACATGTTTGTGGATGTGGCAAGATGTGCCCAACGTCGTGCTTCTTCAGAAAACGGGTGGATTCGAGTCATTGTTGAAAAACCATTTGGTCGAGATACAGAGTCATCCAGGGAGCTGACCCGaggcttaaaacaatatttgagTGAAGACCAAATATTCAG AATTGACCATCACATGGGTGAAGAGCTAGTAGAAAATCTCTTGGTGCTTCGCTTTTCAAATCTGGTTTTTGAGCCTTTATGGTCTAGGAATTACATCCGCAATGTACAGTTCATTTTTTCTGAAGATTTTGGGACACACGGACAAGGAAG GTACTTCGATAACTACGGTATCATACGGGATATAATGCAAAATCATCTGCTGCAAATAATAGCACTGTTTTCCATGGACACACCAGTCAGCTTAGATGCTGAGGACATTAGGAATGAGAAG GTTAAGGTTTTACGTTCCATGAAACCTGTTCAGCTTGAAGATGTGGTTGTAGGTCAATATAAGGGTGATTGTGATGGCATTAGATGTTATCCCGGTTATACTGATGACATGACTGTATCAAACAATAGCCTTACGCCAACTTTCGCAGCAGCCACTCTCTTTATAAACAATGCAAGATGGGAGGGAGTTCCATTCCTAATGATAGCCGGCAAGGCTCTCCATTCAAAGCG GGCAGAAATTAGAGTTCAATTCAGACATGTTCCGGGTAACTTGTACAATAGGAACTTTGGAACTGATTTGGATCAAGCTGGAAATGAGCTTGTCATTCGCATAGAACCTGATGAAGCTATATATCTGAAGATCAACAACAAGGTCCCTGGTCTTGGAATGAGATTAGATCGCAGTGACCTTAATTTGCTCTACAAAGCCAG GTATCCAAGAGAGGTACCAGATGCATATGAGAGGCTGCTCATTGATGCAATAGAAGGAGAGCGGCGGTTGTTCATTAGAAGTGATGAGCTAGATGCAGCTTGGGCAGTATTCACACCATTGTTGAAGGAATTGGAAGAGAAGAAGGTTGCTCCAGAGCTGTACACATATGGTAGCGGTGGGCCAGTTGGAGTGCATTATCTTGCTGCAAAGCATAATGTTCGCTGGGGTGATTTTGGTTATGAGGACTAA
- the LOC132182584 gene encoding fasciclin-like arabinogalactan protein 2 — MRQAPPLTAVLALPLFLLLLSSTGSHAHNITTILAKNPEFSTFNHYLTLTHLASEINRRLTITVLAVDNAAMSSLLSKHLSLYTIKNVLSLHVLVDYFGSKKLHQITNGTALTATMYQATGAAPGSSGYVNITDLKGGKVGFGAADNGGTLDAVYVKAVHEKPYNISVLQISQVLTSAEAEAPTPGPSDLNLTAILSKQGCKAFADLLLSSGADKTFQENVDGGLTVFCPTDTVIKGFMPKYKNLTAPQKVSLLLYHGIPVYQSMQMLKSSNGVVNTLATDGANKYDFTVQNDGEEVTLKTKVVTVKITGTVKDEEPLVAYKIDKVLLPREVFKVAPTAPAPKAPKAKAKGKAADAPAEADAPADDIVGDQTADNNGAGGLDGGRLVMVFLSFCIGVLVL, encoded by the exons aTGAGGCAAGCACCACCTCTCACCGCCGTGCTTGCCCTTCCTCTCTTCTTGTTACTTTTATCCTCGACCGGCAGCCATGCGCACAATATCACGACCATACTCGCCAAAAATCCTGAGTTCTCAACATTCAACCACTATCTCACCCTCACCCACCTTGCCTCTGAGATCAACCGTCGTCTGACCATCACTGTCCTTGCCGTGGACAATGCCGCCATGTCATCCCTCCTCTCCAAGCACCTCTCTCTCTACACCATTAAAAACGTGCTTTCCCTTCATGTCCTCGTCGACTACTTTGGTTCTAAAAAACTCCACCAGATCACAAATGGTACAGCGTTGACTGCCACCATGTACCAAGCTACCGGCGCTGCCCCGGGATCCTCAGGGTACGTAAACATCACCGACCTTAAAGGCGGCAAAGTTGGCTTTGGTGCCGCCGATAATGGCGGCACGCTTGATGCTGTCTATGTCAAGGCTGTGCACGAGAAACCGTACAATATCTCTGTCTTACAAATCAGTCAg GTTTTAACATCGGCTGAAGCTGAAGCGCCAACGCCGGGACCAAGCGATTTGAATTTAACGGCTATCCTATCCAAGCAAGGCTGCAAAGCCTTCGCCGACTTGCTGTTATCCTCGGGAGCCGACAAGACATTCCAAGAGAACGTCGACGGAGGATTGACGGTATTCTGCCCGACCGACACCGTCATCAAAGGTTTCATGCCGAAGTACAAGAACTTAACGGCGCCCCAGAAGGTGTCGTTGCTGTTATATCACGGCATCCCCGTGTACCAGTCCATGCAAATGTTGAAGTCCAGCAACGGCGTCGTGAACACGCTGGCCACAGACGGAGCCAACAAGTACGACTTCACCGTGCAAAATGACGGCGAGGAGGTGACGTTGAAGACGAAGGTTGTGACGGTGAAGATAACGGGGACGGTGAAGGATGAGGAGCCGTTAGTGGCGTATAAGATTGACAAGGTTTTGTTGCCTAGGGAGGTGTTTAAGGTGGCACCGACAGCGCCAGCACCGAAGGCTCCAAAGGCTAAGGCCAAGGGTAAGGCGGCTGACGCCCCTGCAGAGGCTGATGCACCTGCGGATGATATTGTGGGAGATCAGACGGCTGATAATAATGGGGCTGGAGGATTGGATGGTGGGAGATTGGTGATggtgtttttgagtttttgtatAGGAGTTCTGGTGCTGTGA